In the Micromonospora narathiwatensis genome, one interval contains:
- a CDS encoding endo alpha-1,4 polygalactosaminidase, which yields MPPATRELSMRMRPAWPVPRGRSVRVLPRGPRRGAVALAAVLVLAPVAGCHTPVVPPGAPTRWPAELAHRWQWQWQLTGQVDVTVDADVYLLDPVRTTSAETAALRARDRRLVCQIRVGTYASTDPDASRFPADALGAAVAGRPGSQWLDVRRWDALEPVLADRFRLCRGKGFGAVAVDDADGYRHRTGFPLDFDDQLRFNRRLAALARRLDLSPGLVDDVPQVAALAPDFDFAVNQECVRRRECAKLLPFADADKPVFHVEYTGDPTAFCVTTVGYGFASMLKDRKLDAWRDPCPQL from the coding sequence GTGCCGCCCGCGACCCGGGAGCTGTCGATGCGGATGCGGCCGGCGTGGCCCGTGCCGCGCGGCCGGTCGGTCCGCGTCCTGCCACGCGGACCGCGCCGCGGCGCGGTGGCACTGGCGGCGGTGCTGGTGCTCGCCCCGGTGGCCGGCTGCCACACCCCGGTCGTCCCACCCGGCGCGCCCACCCGGTGGCCGGCGGAACTGGCCCACCGGTGGCAGTGGCAGTGGCAGCTCACCGGCCAGGTGGACGTCACGGTCGACGCCGACGTGTACCTGCTCGACCCGGTCCGCACCACCTCCGCCGAGACCGCCGCGTTGCGGGCCCGGGACCGCCGGCTGGTCTGCCAGATACGCGTCGGGACGTACGCGTCCACCGACCCGGACGCGAGCCGGTTCCCGGCGGACGCACTCGGCGCGGCGGTGGCGGGTCGGCCGGGCAGCCAGTGGCTGGACGTACGCCGGTGGGACGCGCTGGAGCCGGTGCTCGCCGACCGGTTCCGGCTGTGCCGGGGCAAGGGCTTCGGCGCGGTGGCGGTCGACGACGCCGACGGTTACCGGCACCGCACCGGCTTCCCACTCGACTTCGACGACCAGTTGCGGTTCAACCGCCGGCTGGCCGCCCTGGCCCGCCGGCTCGATCTCTCGCCGGGGCTGGTCGACGACGTGCCGCAGGTGGCCGCGCTCGCGCCCGACTTCGACTTCGCCGTCAACCAGGAGTGCGTACGCCGGCGGGAGTGCGCCAAGCTGCTGCCCTTCGCCGACGCCGACAAGCCGGTCTTCCACGTCGAGTACACCGGCGACCCGACCGCCTTCTGCGTCACCACCGTCGGCTACGGCTTCGCCTCCATGCTCAAGGACCGGAAGCTGGACGCCTGGCGCGACCCCTGCCCCCAACTCTGA
- a CDS encoding MMPL family transporter produces the protein MGRRPVTVRLARWSAEHPWRAIALWVVFVAVCFVGGNAAGLNEASSADQAIGEVGRAELIVDGGGFHEPATENVLITSRSGTLDQSAAKTAADDAAARLRQVEGVASVGTPLPSRDGSALLLPVTMSGDPETASDRVQPLRDATAKVQEAHPALRIEEVGGPSINKALDETLGKDFKRAELLSLPVTLAILIIAFGALIAAGVPVLLALSSVAAAMGLSTLASHLVPANDTTASVILLIGMAVGVDYSLFYVRREREERAKGRSGLDAVEVAAETSGHAVVVSGAAVIISMAGLLLAQDAIFSSLAVGSILVVAVAVLGSLTVLPALLAKLGRWVDRPRVPLLWRLTAPRTGRHGQPARPRFWPAVLKPALRAPRTTLIVSIGLLLTLAAPALSMKMKFPGMEDVPRTTPAMQAYDRLTTAFPSNGTSHTVAVRAPAEQADRVHAALTDLAGRAAADPLFAPAEGDGAKIEVSADRRVSVLEVATPYGSRTDEATRSLHELREDLVPAALRGIPGIEYAVGGAVAANEDYAQHIREKLPIVVAFVLALTFLVMAWTFRSVVVALTSILLNLLSAGAAYGLLVLVFQGDWAAGPLGFTSMGAIVTWLPLFLFVVLFGLSMDYHVFVVSRIREGVRAGLPNRDAVAYGITSSAGVVTSAAIVMVGVFSIFATLSTIDMKQLGIGLAAAILLDATIIRAVVLPSLMTLLGDANWWAPRFLRRRAATPPAEPPAPTPELVGAH, from the coding sequence CGTTGCGGTGTGCTTCGTCGGCGGCAACGCCGCGGGCCTGAACGAGGCCAGCTCCGCCGACCAGGCGATCGGCGAGGTGGGACGGGCCGAGCTGATCGTCGACGGCGGCGGCTTCCACGAGCCGGCGACCGAGAACGTGCTGATCACGTCCCGCTCGGGGACGCTCGACCAGTCCGCCGCGAAGACCGCCGCCGACGACGCGGCGGCCCGGCTGCGGCAGGTCGAGGGGGTGGCCTCGGTGGGTACGCCGCTGCCGTCCCGGGACGGCAGCGCGCTGCTGCTGCCGGTCACCATGTCCGGCGACCCGGAGACCGCGTCGGACCGGGTGCAGCCGCTGCGGGACGCCACCGCCAAGGTGCAGGAGGCGCACCCGGCGCTGCGGATCGAGGAGGTCGGGGGACCCTCGATCAACAAGGCGCTCGACGAGACCCTCGGGAAGGACTTCAAGCGGGCGGAACTGCTCAGCCTGCCGGTCACCCTGGCCATCCTGATCATCGCGTTCGGCGCGCTGATCGCGGCCGGCGTGCCGGTGCTGCTCGCGCTCTCCTCGGTGGCCGCGGCCATGGGGCTCTCCACCCTGGCCTCGCACCTGGTGCCGGCCAACGACACCACGGCCAGCGTGATCCTGCTGATCGGCATGGCGGTCGGCGTCGACTACTCGCTGTTCTACGTCCGCCGGGAACGGGAGGAACGGGCGAAGGGCCGGTCCGGGCTGGACGCGGTGGAAGTCGCGGCGGAGACCTCCGGGCACGCCGTGGTGGTCTCCGGGGCCGCCGTGATCATCTCGATGGCCGGGCTGCTGCTCGCCCAGGACGCGATCTTCTCCTCGCTGGCCGTGGGCTCGATCCTGGTGGTCGCGGTCGCGGTGCTCGGCTCGCTGACCGTGCTGCCGGCGCTGCTCGCCAAGCTCGGCCGCTGGGTCGACCGACCCCGGGTGCCGCTGCTGTGGCGGCTCACCGCCCCGCGTACCGGCCGGCACGGCCAGCCGGCCCGGCCCCGGTTCTGGCCGGCCGTGCTGAAGCCCGCGCTGCGGGCGCCGCGGACCACCCTGATCGTCTCGATCGGGCTGCTGCTCACCCTGGCCGCCCCGGCGCTGAGCATGAAGATGAAGTTCCCCGGCATGGAGGACGTACCGCGCACCACGCCGGCCATGCAGGCGTACGACCGGCTCACCACCGCCTTTCCGAGCAACGGCACCAGCCACACCGTGGCGGTGCGGGCGCCGGCCGAGCAGGCCGACCGGGTGCACGCGGCGTTGACCGACCTGGCCGGGCGGGCCGCCGCCGACCCGCTCTTCGCGCCGGCCGAGGGGGACGGCGCGAAGATCGAGGTGTCGGCCGACCGCCGGGTGTCCGTACTGGAGGTCGCCACCCCGTACGGCAGCCGCACCGACGAGGCCACCCGGTCCCTGCACGAGCTGCGCGAGGACCTGGTGCCGGCCGCGCTGCGCGGCATCCCCGGGATCGAGTACGCGGTCGGCGGCGCCGTGGCCGCCAACGAGGACTACGCCCAGCACATCAGGGAGAAGCTGCCGATCGTGGTCGCCTTCGTGCTGGCGCTGACCTTCCTGGTGATGGCCTGGACGTTCCGGTCGGTGGTGGTCGCGCTCACCTCGATCCTGCTGAACCTGCTCTCCGCCGGGGCCGCGTACGGCCTGCTGGTGCTGGTCTTCCAGGGTGACTGGGCGGCCGGGCCGCTCGGCTTCACCTCGATGGGCGCGATCGTCACCTGGCTGCCGCTGTTCCTGTTCGTGGTGCTCTTCGGGCTCTCCATGGACTACCACGTCTTCGTGGTCAGCCGGATCCGCGAGGGTGTCCGCGCCGGCCTGCCCAACCGGGACGCGGTGGCGTACGGGATCACCTCCTCGGCGGGCGTGGTGACCAGTGCGGCGATCGTCATGGTCGGGGTCTTCTCGATCTTCGCGACGCTGAGCACCATCGACATGAAGCAACTCGGCATCGGGCTGGCCGCGGCGATCCTGCTGGACGCCACGATCATCCGGGCCGTGGTCCTGCCGTCCCTGATGACCCTGCTGGGCGACGCGAACTGGTGGGCTCCGCGCTTCCTGCGCCGCCGGGCCGCCACCCCGCCGGCCGAGCCGCCCGCCCCCACCCCGGAGCTGGTCGGCGCCCACTGA
- a CDS encoding DinB family protein has product MTWRAPEIVRTNESTVGDERTVVESWLDYHRQTLLMKCAGLTAEQLRTASVEPSALTLLGLVRHMTEVEAWWFRENFAGQRVDYPYFTPENPDADHDVSTADAEADLATYHHEVELARAAAAGRSLDETFIEVGPKKRTFNLRWVYVHMIEEYARHNGHADLIRERIDGVTGD; this is encoded by the coding sequence ATGACCTGGAGAGCACCGGAGATCGTCCGGACCAACGAGAGCACCGTCGGCGACGAGCGCACCGTAGTCGAGAGCTGGCTCGACTACCACCGCCAGACGTTGCTGATGAAGTGCGCCGGGCTGACCGCCGAGCAGTTGCGCACAGCGAGCGTCGAGCCCTCCGCGCTGACCCTGCTCGGCCTGGTCCGGCACATGACCGAGGTGGAGGCCTGGTGGTTCCGGGAGAACTTCGCCGGCCAGCGGGTCGACTACCCGTACTTCACCCCGGAGAATCCGGACGCCGACCACGATGTCAGCACCGCCGACGCCGAGGCCGACCTCGCCACGTACCACCACGAGGTCGAACTGGCCCGCGCCGCCGCGGCCGGCCGTTCCCTGGACGAAACCTTCATCGAGGTCGGACCGAAGAAGCGCACCTTCAACCTGCGCTGGGTGTACGTGCACATGATCGAGGAGTACGCCCGGCACAACGGGCACGCCGACCTGATCCGGGAGCGGATCGACGGCGTCACCGGCGACTGA
- a CDS encoding universal stress protein, producing the protein MSAPVEREKYGPESRPLPFERGTDGPRVVLVGVDGSRTSLRAAAYAAGLARRQRSGLVVVFVSSPAPYAAMMSGVVAGAVQQTHDELAAELRDECRRGAEELGLPVTFLCRRGDAYAELCKAADEFRADLVVVGSSEQAGHRLLGSVATRLVRTGRWPVVVVP; encoded by the coding sequence ATGAGCGCACCTGTCGAGCGTGAGAAGTACGGCCCGGAGTCCCGTCCGCTGCCGTTCGAACGTGGCACGGACGGGCCCCGGGTGGTGCTGGTCGGCGTGGACGGCAGCCGCACCTCGCTGCGGGCCGCCGCGTACGCGGCCGGGCTGGCCCGCCGGCAACGTTCCGGCCTGGTGGTGGTGTTCGTCAGCTCCCCGGCCCCGTACGCCGCGATGATGTCCGGCGTGGTGGCCGGGGCGGTCCAGCAGACCCACGACGAACTGGCCGCCGAGCTGCGTGACGAGTGCCGGCGCGGCGCGGAGGAGCTGGGCCTGCCGGTGACCTTCCTGTGCCGGCGCGGCGACGCGTACGCCGAGCTGTGCAAGGCGGCCGACGAGTTCCGCGCGGACCTGGTGGTGGTCGGCTCGTCCGAGCAGGCCGGGCACCGCCTGCTCGGCTCGGTCGCCACCCGCCTGGTCCGCACCGGCCGCTGGCCGGTCGTCGTGGTCCCCTGA
- a CDS encoding HAD family hydrolase, translating into MSRERATALLVDFDGVLRRWDPAVAARVEREYGLTEGVLGEIAMSWGLLQPVLTGQVSHAQWMNSVAEALIPSVGDPARARAAVDEWQRYRGEVDPDVLAFVREVRAAGVRIGLGTNATDLLDADLAALGLTDELDVVVNSSVVGVHKPAKEYFEAACEALETPPARVLFLDDEDRAVAGARVAGLSAHRWTGAGDLRYLRAALAY; encoded by the coding sequence GTGAGTCGGGAACGCGCGACCGCGCTGCTGGTGGACTTCGACGGCGTGCTGCGCCGCTGGGACCCGGCGGTGGCCGCCCGCGTCGAGCGGGAGTACGGGCTCACCGAGGGCGTCCTGGGCGAGATCGCGATGTCCTGGGGGCTGCTCCAGCCGGTGCTCACCGGCCAGGTCAGCCACGCCCAGTGGATGAACAGCGTGGCCGAGGCACTCATCCCCTCGGTGGGCGACCCGGCCCGGGCCCGCGCGGCGGTGGACGAGTGGCAGCGCTACCGGGGCGAGGTCGACCCGGACGTGCTCGCGTTCGTCCGCGAGGTGCGGGCGGCCGGCGTACGGATCGGGCTGGGCACCAACGCCACCGACCTACTGGACGCCGACCTGGCCGCGCTGGGCCTCACCGACGAGCTGGACGTGGTGGTCAACTCCTCGGTGGTCGGGGTGCACAAGCCGGCGAAGGAGTACTTCGAGGCGGCGTGCGAGGCGCTGGAGACCCCGCCGGCGCGGGTGCTCTTCCTCGACGACGAGGACCGGGCGGTTGCGGGCGCCCGGGTGGCCGGGCTCTCCGCGCACCGCTGGACCGGCGCGGGTGACCTGCGCTACCTGCGCGCCGCGCTGGCGTACTGA
- a CDS encoding CAP domain-containing protein produces the protein MYRWTDPIEPDGSARHPQPPAADGPAWLTDRPEPRSAYLFGDEPDDSGAKRTGTPTDAWPTHGPDDAWPTHGPDDAGRTDGPDDQWQPHGHLDWTAEQAASDPGTPVPEFERAAGWPAEEQSTTTWRPAFDSSLEQPGRHRQPRRFPRPLLVGGAAAAATLVATLGVAALMLPGDGQHTDSTATDAVAAAPVAPDNTDAAPGDALAPASPTGAPTGSPSAAPTSARPSPTRTATPKPSRTTAPSRQLQRTAAPSSTATRTASTGGLSAELQQVVDLVNQERAKAGCKAVTVDDKLTLAAQRHSQDQADHKTMTHDGSDGSDVGERLDRVGYAWRAYGENVAWNQQSPAAVMDAWMNSSGHRANILNCSFTQIGVGVARSNGPYWTQDFGTPR, from the coding sequence GTGTACCGCTGGACCGACCCGATCGAACCGGACGGCTCCGCCCGGCACCCACAGCCGCCGGCCGCCGACGGGCCGGCCTGGCTCACCGACCGGCCGGAGCCGCGGTCGGCGTACCTCTTCGGGGACGAACCGGATGACTCGGGCGCAAAGCGGACCGGCACGCCGACCGACGCCTGGCCGACTCACGGCCCGGACGACGCCTGGCCGACCCACGGCCCGGACGACGCCGGGCGGACCGACGGCCCCGACGACCAGTGGCAGCCCCACGGGCACCTCGACTGGACCGCCGAGCAGGCGGCCTCCGACCCGGGTACGCCGGTCCCCGAGTTCGAGCGGGCCGCCGGCTGGCCGGCCGAGGAGCAGTCCACCACCACCTGGCGTCCGGCCTTCGATTCCTCGCTCGAGCAGCCGGGGCGGCACCGGCAGCCGCGCCGCTTCCCGCGCCCTTTGCTGGTCGGCGGTGCCGCCGCCGCGGCGACGCTGGTGGCCACCCTGGGCGTGGCCGCCCTGATGCTGCCCGGCGACGGCCAGCACACCGACTCGACCGCGACCGACGCGGTGGCCGCCGCCCCCGTCGCGCCCGACAACACCGACGCCGCCCCCGGCGATGCCCTCGCCCCCGCCTCACCCACCGGCGCGCCGACCGGCTCCCCCAGCGCCGCCCCGACCAGCGCCCGGCCGAGCCCGACCCGCACCGCCACCCCGAAGCCGAGCCGGACCACCGCCCCCTCCCGCCAGCTCCAGCGCACCGCCGCGCCGAGCAGCACCGCCACCCGGACCGCCTCGACCGGCGGGCTGAGCGCCGAACTCCAGCAGGTCGTCGACCTGGTCAACCAGGAACGGGCCAAGGCCGGCTGCAAGGCGGTGACCGTCGACGACAAGCTGACGCTGGCCGCCCAGCGGCACAGCCAGGACCAGGCCGACCACAAGACCATGACGCACGACGGCAGCGACGGCAGCGACGTCGGCGAGCGGCTCGACCGGGTCGGCTACGCCTGGCGGGCGTACGGGGAGAACGTGGCCTGGAACCAGCAGAGCCCGGCCGCCGTCATGGACGCCTGGATGAACAGCTCGGGCCACCGCGCCAACATCCTGAACTGCTCGTTCACCCAGATCGGCGTGGGTGTGGCGCGGAGCAACGGGCCATACTGGACGCAGGACTTCGGCACCCCCCGCTGA
- the smc gene encoding chromosome segregation protein SMC produces MHLKSLTVKGFKSFASATTLKLEPGITCVVGPNGSGKSNVVDAIAWVLGEQGAKALRGGKMEDVIFAGTAGRAPLGRAEVTLTIDNTDGALPIEYTEVSITRRMFRSGESEYEINGDSCRLLDIQELLSDSGIGREMHIIVGQGRLDGMLHAKPEDRRAFIEEAAGVLKHRKRKEKALRKLDAMQTNLNRLTDLTAELRRQLKPLGRQAEVARRAAAIQANLRDARLRLLADDLHTLRTTLDKEIADETALRERREQIEAEHTEVQSRLGELEAALAEDAPLLAAAQDTWYKLSALQERFRSIEQLARERLRHLSATPDDERPGRDPDQLEAESRRVREQEEELRAALTEDQIRLAEAVEHRQELERQLAAAERELVAAAKAIADRREGLARLTGQVNSARARTTSAGEEIERLATAHTDALARAEKAQAELDAVAEQSTEADRDNADLDARHAEAVTVHEQAQAAVRSLADAERAAEKDAATWKAREEALALGLRRKDGAGALLARADQVPGLLGSLSGLLTVAPGHEAALAAALGGLADAVAVSGVDEAVEAMRLLKISDAGRAGLLVGSPAGPGMDGPADALRPKLPDGARWAPDLVECSAELRPAVYRALRDVALVDDLAAAAELVAGNPELRAVTPDGDIVGAYAAAGGSAKAPSFIEVQAAVEEARTNRLAAERTGAELREQLVEARAEVAAAKEAVQHAAAAKREAESHRNAAARRLAELGAAARSAKAETDRLGESRARAEAARERDLTALAELEERLRLAEATPVDAEPSSEERDQLAAMVPQARQNEMEVRLAVRTAEERVSSIAGRADSLARQANAERAARERAAARRAARTRGAEIARAVVGGAREALARLTVSIARAEEHRDAVARERAAREAELSEVRGAAKRLGAELDRLTSQVHRDEVARAEQRLRIEQLEAKAAEDFGLDVATLIAEYGPDQPVPPTDADVAAAEKEGRPVPEPVRYERPVQEKRAAKAERELALLGKVNPLALEEFAALEERFKFLSEQLEDLKATRRDLLTVVKDVDDRILEVFASAFEDTAREFEQVFTVLFPGGEGRLVLTDPEDLLTTGVEVEARPPGKKIKRLSLLSGGERSLTAVAMLVAIFRARPSPFYIMDEVEAALDDVNLGRLITLLAQLREKSQLIVITHQKRTMEIADALYGVTMRSGVTQVISQRLNRADDDGQEKDE; encoded by the coding sequence GTGCATCTCAAGAGCCTGACGGTGAAGGGCTTCAAGTCCTTCGCCTCCGCGACGACGCTGAAGCTGGAGCCCGGGATCACCTGCGTGGTCGGCCCGAACGGCTCCGGCAAGTCCAACGTCGTCGACGCCATCGCCTGGGTACTCGGCGAGCAGGGGGCCAAGGCGCTGCGTGGCGGCAAGATGGAGGACGTCATCTTCGCCGGCACCGCCGGGCGGGCGCCGCTGGGCCGGGCCGAGGTCACCCTCACCATCGACAACACCGACGGCGCGCTGCCGATCGAGTACACCGAGGTCTCCATCACCCGCCGGATGTTCCGCTCCGGCGAGAGCGAGTACGAGATCAACGGCGACTCCTGCCGGCTGCTGGACATCCAGGAGCTGCTGTCGGACTCCGGCATCGGCCGGGAGATGCACATCATCGTCGGCCAGGGCCGGCTCGACGGCATGCTGCACGCCAAGCCGGAGGACCGGCGGGCGTTCATCGAGGAGGCGGCCGGGGTCCTCAAGCACCGCAAGCGCAAGGAGAAGGCGCTGCGGAAGCTCGACGCGATGCAGACCAACCTCAACCGCCTCACCGACCTCACCGCCGAACTGCGCCGCCAGCTCAAGCCGCTGGGCCGGCAGGCCGAGGTGGCCCGCCGCGCCGCCGCGATCCAGGCCAACCTGCGCGACGCCCGGTTGCGGCTGCTCGCCGACGACCTGCACACCCTGCGGACCACGCTGGACAAGGAGATCGCCGACGAGACGGCGCTGCGCGAGCGGCGGGAACAGATCGAGGCGGAACACACCGAGGTGCAGTCCCGCCTCGGCGAGCTGGAGGCCGCCCTCGCCGAGGACGCCCCGCTGCTCGCCGCCGCCCAGGACACCTGGTACAAGCTCTCCGCGCTCCAGGAGCGGTTCCGGTCCATCGAGCAGCTCGCCCGGGAGCGGCTGCGCCACCTCAGCGCCACCCCCGACGACGAGCGCCCCGGCCGCGACCCCGACCAGTTGGAGGCCGAGTCGCGGCGGGTTCGCGAGCAGGAGGAGGAGCTGCGCGCGGCGCTCACCGAGGACCAGATCCGGCTGGCCGAGGCGGTCGAGCACCGGCAGGAGCTGGAGCGGCAGCTCGCCGCCGCCGAGCGGGAACTGGTCGCCGCCGCCAAGGCCATCGCCGACCGGCGGGAGGGGCTGGCCCGGCTGACCGGCCAGGTCAACTCGGCCCGGGCCCGGACCACCAGCGCCGGCGAGGAGATCGAACGGCTCGCCACCGCGCACACCGACGCGCTGGCCCGGGCCGAGAAGGCGCAGGCCGAGCTGGACGCGGTCGCCGAGCAGTCCACCGAGGCGGACCGGGACAACGCCGACCTGGACGCCCGGCACGCCGAGGCGGTCACCGTCCACGAGCAGGCACAGGCGGCCGTCCGCAGCCTCGCCGACGCCGAGCGCGCCGCCGAGAAGGACGCGGCCACCTGGAAGGCCCGCGAGGAGGCGCTCGCCCTCGGCCTGCGCCGCAAGGACGGCGCCGGGGCGCTGCTGGCCCGCGCCGACCAGGTGCCCGGCCTGCTCGGCAGCCTCTCCGGGCTGCTCACCGTCGCACCCGGCCACGAGGCGGCGCTCGCCGCCGCGCTCGGCGGGCTCGCCGACGCGGTCGCGGTCAGCGGCGTGGACGAGGCGGTCGAGGCGATGCGGCTGCTGAAGATCTCCGACGCAGGCCGGGCCGGCCTGCTGGTCGGCAGCCCCGCCGGGCCGGGCATGGACGGCCCGGCCGACGCGCTGCGCCCGAAACTGCCCGATGGCGCCCGCTGGGCGCCCGACCTGGTGGAGTGCTCGGCCGAACTCCGGCCGGCGGTGTATCGGGCGCTGCGCGACGTGGCGCTGGTCGACGATCTCGCCGCCGCGGCCGAGCTGGTCGCCGGCAACCCGGAGCTGCGCGCCGTCACCCCCGACGGCGACATCGTCGGGGCGTACGCGGCGGCCGGCGGGTCGGCCAAGGCGCCCAGCTTCATCGAGGTGCAGGCGGCCGTCGAGGAGGCCCGGACCAACCGGCTCGCCGCCGAGCGGACCGGCGCCGAGCTGCGCGAGCAGCTGGTCGAGGCGCGCGCCGAGGTGGCCGCCGCGAAGGAGGCGGTGCAGCACGCCGCCGCGGCCAAGCGGGAGGCGGAGAGCCACCGCAACGCCGCCGCGCGCCGGCTGGCCGAGCTGGGCGCGGCGGCCCGGTCGGCCAAGGCGGAGACCGACCGGCTGGGCGAGTCCCGGGCCCGCGCCGAGGCGGCCCGGGAACGTGACCTGACGGCGCTCGCCGAGCTGGAGGAGCGGCTGCGGCTGGCCGAGGCCACCCCGGTCGACGCGGAACCGTCCTCCGAGGAGCGCGACCAGCTCGCCGCGATGGTGCCGCAGGCCCGGCAGAACGAGATGGAGGTCCGGCTCGCGGTGCGTACCGCCGAGGAGCGGGTCTCCTCGATCGCCGGCCGGGCCGACTCCCTGGCGCGGCAGGCGAACGCCGAGCGGGCCGCGCGGGAACGCGCGGCGGCCCGCCGGGCGGCCCGCACCCGCGGCGCGGAGATCGCCCGGGCCGTGGTCGGCGGCGCCCGCGAGGCGCTGGCCCGGCTCACCGTCTCCATCGCCCGGGCCGAGGAGCACCGCGACGCCGTGGCCCGCGAGCGCGCCGCCCGTGAGGCCGAGCTGTCCGAGGTACGCGGCGCGGCCAAGCGGCTCGGCGCCGAGCTGGACCGGCTGACCAGCCAGGTGCACCGGGACGAGGTGGCCCGCGCCGAGCAGCGGCTGCGTATCGAACAGCTGGAGGCAAAGGCCGCCGAGGACTTCGGCCTCGACGTGGCGACGCTGATCGCCGAGTACGGCCCGGACCAACCCGTCCCGCCCACCGACGCGGACGTGGCGGCGGCCGAGAAGGAGGGCCGGCCGGTGCCCGAGCCGGTCCGCTACGAGCGGCCGGTGCAGGAGAAGCGGGCCGCCAAGGCGGAACGGGAGCTGGCCCTGCTCGGCAAGGTCAACCCGCTCGCGCTGGAGGAGTTCGCCGCGCTGGAGGAGCGTTTCAAGTTCCTCTCCGAGCAGCTGGAGGACCTCAAGGCCACCCGCCGGGACCTGCTCACCGTGGTCAAGGACGTCGACGACCGGATCCTGGAGGTCTTCGCCAGCGCGTTCGAGGACACCGCGCGGGAGTTCGAGCAGGTCTTCACCGTGCTCTTCCCCGGCGGCGAGGGGCGGCTGGTGCTCACCGACCCGGAGGACCTGCTCACCACCGGCGTCGAGGTGGAGGCCCGGCCGCCGGGCAAGAAGATCAAGCGGCTGTCGCTGCTCTCCGGCGGCGAGCGGTCGCTGACCGCGGTGGCCATGCTGGTGGCGATCTTCCGCGCCCGGCCCAGCCCGTTCTACATCATGGACGAGGTGGAGGCGGCCCTCGACGACGTGAACCTGGGCCGGCTGATCACGCTGCTGGCGCAGTTGCGGGAGAAGAGCCAGCTGATCGTGATCACCCACCAGAAGCGGACCATGGAGATCGCCGACGCGCTGTACGGCGTGACCATGCGGAGCGGGGTCACCCAGGTGATCAGCCAGCGGCTCAACCGGGCCGATGACGACGGGCAGGAGAAGGACGAGTGA